A stretch of the Fusobacterium varium genome encodes the following:
- a CDS encoding putative autotransporter — MKNYKYLSENCVIKKLVKYINLIFIHGGIMKDIKLIKGKLKKRRNITISILVLFLITGKIGYGEENIKNEIIVNNGVKITQEEINIDNKGTIFSIGEEGVGISKRSSSYSPIIESIKNSGIVSVTSTGNSKYSGNGILIELYNYTGKTKLGTTVNSGIISGVSTGNSNESGNGIYVGASLANPLTSTIGDIKNNGIISGVSTGNSSGSGNGIISRFGSSNIGDIYNNGIISGISAQSSVFSGRGIYSKAFSNSNSVARIGSILNYGVIFGNRNAIEADAQNENDYIGKIINKGLIVGGLGDNNNSASAGYAILADNLDDIQNDGIISGENVGIAGVRNINKILNNGIIKGKRLISTSVSNIPLTNNGILAGENLYINAPYILSSGIIIRYNSNGNITDIVNGTGGEITLEDGNKKVVINSQRYDENGYETSNDSDAKDSYVSANGTNYENNIINGAGINKGALVVQAGTSISESIVNGYNTAVYLEDNAQLTATNTIFNGGELKNDIAIIKGSIGDNVASILGTSIINGAINLGDGNDTLSIANTVQINGELDGGSGNDILNLGEMAAGKTMPNLNILHNISNFENINTNGNITLFETVKITGVNDITLESGNLVLRVDPTITSNGKVTGHALYGNNGMLTSNGGNLVIGLNGLGEGAIISMGRTTITPNTDDSWWKDTDHIKTNSLVLDGKLSADGKDINITILESIPLAPSIPTPPINPQPPITIDSLLYEKLNKIYQSIVSAEEIGKLANTTLLEDKTYSESLGGLLTILDQMYANNPYTYTVKSSRDSIKLFEDNMSYLTIKPKKDEIIVQGKAIYTGVKSDNGAYGKNYYGFDTGHRNYKTTTNTVGGLATFEYGLSDKTSVGFVLGGNNQDINFKGSSKIKGNSLYLGAFTKTDINSFKFMGGVGYQYTSADADRKVSNRYDSFSTGDKYDINSLNAFMEAKYIYSAEQDWTVEPKVRLSYYYIEQDKVNEGYTPGQISMRTDKINSNTADVEVGVDFIKSSYLDNGKLKNILSLGVINTIGDKSKELNGYILGKEKDGKKFDIQGTELPKTSGKVSLNIEYEKTNGLIYTAGVSLEFAKDYNRNINVTVGIGYRF; from the coding sequence ATGAAAAATTACAAATATTTATCTGAAAATTGTGTAATAAAGAAATTGGTAAAATATATTAACTTAATTTTTATACACGGAGGAATCATGAAAGATATTAAACTTATAAAAGGGAAATTAAAAAAACGAAGAAATATAACAATCTCAATTCTAGTTCTATTTTTAATAACTGGTAAAATAGGATATGGAGAGGAAAATATAAAGAATGAGATAATAGTAAATAATGGAGTAAAGATAACTCAAGAAGAAATAAATATAGATAATAAAGGAACAATTTTTTCAATAGGAGAAGAAGGGGTTGGAATATCTAAGAGATCTTCTAGTTATAGTCCAATTATTGAATCTATTAAAAATAGTGGGATTGTTTCAGTAACTTCAACAGGAAACTCTAAATATTCAGGAAATGGTATTTTAATTGAATTGTATAATTATACAGGAAAAACTAAATTGGGAACTACTGTAAATAGCGGAATTATTTCTGGAGTTTCTACAGGAAATTCAAATGAGTCAGGAAATGGTATTTATGTAGGAGCTAGTTTAGCTAATCCACTAACAAGTACCATAGGAGATATTAAGAATAATGGAATTATTTCTGGGGTTTCTACAGGAAATTCAAGTGGTTCAGGAAATGGTATTATCAGTCGATTCGGAAGTAGTAATATTGGGGATATTTATAATAATGGAATTATTTCTGGAATTTCAGCTCAAAGTAGTGTTTTTTCTGGAAGAGGAATTTATAGTAAAGCATTTTCAAATTCTAACTCTGTAGCTAGAATAGGTAGTATTTTAAATTATGGTGTTATTTTTGGAAATAGAAATGCAATTGAAGCTGATGCTCAAAATGAAAATGACTATATTGGAAAAATAATTAACAAAGGTCTTATAGTGGGTGGATTAGGAGACAATAATAATTCAGCCTCTGCTGGTTATGCAATTTTGGCTGACAATCTTGATGATATTCAAAATGATGGAATTATTTCGGGAGAAAATGTTGGAATAGCTGGGGTAAGAAATATAAATAAAATTCTTAATAATGGAATCATAAAAGGCAAGCGTCTAATTTCTACTTCAGTTAGTAATATCCCTTTAACAAATAATGGAATTTTAGCTGGAGAAAATTTATATATAAATGCTCCTTATATTCTTAGTAGTGGTATAATAATAAGGTATAATTCTAATGGAAATATAACTGATATTGTAAATGGTACAGGTGGAGAAATAACATTAGAAGATGGAAATAAAAAAGTAGTAATAAATAGTCAGAGATATGATGAAAATGGATATGAAACTTCTAATGACTCTGATGCAAAGGATAGCTATGTTTCAGCAAATGGAACAAACTATGAAAATAATATAATAAATGGTGCAGGAATAAACAAAGGAGCTTTAGTTGTTCAAGCGGGAACTTCAATATCTGAAAGTATTGTCAATGGATATAATACAGCAGTGTATTTGGAAGATAACGCACAATTAACAGCAACAAATACTATTTTTAATGGTGGAGAATTAAAAAATGATATTGCAATTATCAAAGGTAGTATAGGAGATAATGTAGCAAGTATTTTGGGGACATCAATAATAAATGGAGCCATAAATTTAGGTGATGGAAATGATACTCTATCTATTGCTAATACAGTTCAAATAAATGGAGAACTAGATGGTGGGTCAGGAAATGACATTTTGAATTTAGGAGAAATGGCTGCTGGAAAAACGATGCCTAATTTAAATATCTTGCACAATATAAGTAATTTTGAAAATATAAATACAAATGGTAATATTACTTTATTTGAAACAGTTAAAATAACAGGAGTTAATGATATAACTTTAGAAAGTGGAAATTTAGTATTAAGAGTTGACCCTACTATTACATCAAATGGAAAAGTTACAGGACATGCTTTGTATGGAAATAATGGAATGTTAACAAGTAATGGTGGGAACTTGGTAATAGGATTAAATGGTTTAGGAGAGGGAGCTATAATATCAATGGGAAGAACTACAATAACTCCTAACACAGATGATAGTTGGTGGAAAGATACAGATCATATAAAAACTAATTCATTAGTTTTAGATGGAAAACTATCAGCAGATGGAAAAGATATAAATATAACAATTTTAGAATCAATACCATTAGCCCCATCAATTCCAACTCCGCCAATAAATCCACAACCACCAATTACTATTGATTCTTTATTATATGAAAAGTTAAATAAAATATATCAATCAATAGTAAGTGCAGAAGAAATTGGAAAACTTGCAAATACAACACTATTAGAAGATAAAACATATAGTGAATCATTGGGTGGATTATTAACAATACTTGATCAAATGTATGCAAATAATCCATATACATATACAGTTAAGTCATCAAGAGACAGTATAAAGCTATTTGAAGATAATATGTCATACTTAACAATTAAACCAAAAAAAGATGAAATAATAGTTCAAGGTAAGGCTATTTATACTGGAGTTAAAAGTGATAATGGAGCTTATGGAAAGAACTATTATGGTTTTGATACTGGACATAGAAATTACAAGACAACAACAAATACAGTTGGAGGATTAGCAACTTTTGAATATGGGTTAAGTGATAAAACATCTGTAGGGTTTGTTTTAGGTGGAAATAACCAAGACATTAATTTTAAAGGTTCAAGTAAAATAAAAGGTAATTCTTTATATTTAGGAGCATTTACTAAAACAGATATTAATAGCTTTAAATTTATGGGAGGAGTTGGATATCAATATACATCAGCAGATGCAGATAGAAAGGTATCAAATAGATATGATTCATTCTCAACAGGAGATAAGTATGATATAAATTCATTAAATGCTTTTATGGAAGCTAAATATATTTATAGTGCTGAACAGGATTGGACAGTTGAGCCAAAAGTAAGATTAAGCTATTACTATATAGAACAAGATAAAGTAAATGAAGGATACACACCAGGACAGATTTCTATGAGAACAGATAAAATAAATAGCAATACAGCAGATGTAGAAGTTGGAGTAGATTTTATAAAGAGTTCATATCTAGATAATGGAAAGTTAAAAAATATTCTATCTTTAGGAGTGATAAATACAATTGGAGATAAATCAAAAGAATTAAATGGTTATATACTAGGAAAAGAAAAAGATGGAAAGAAGTTTGATATTCAAGGAACAGAACTTCCTAAAACATCAGGAAAAGTATCATTAAATATTGAGTATGAAAAAACAAATGGATTAATATATACAGCAGGAGTAAGTTTAGAGTTCGCTAAAGATTACAATAGAAATATTAACGTAACTGTTGGAATAGGATACAGATTTTAA